From Salipiger profundus, a single genomic window includes:
- a CDS encoding diguanylate cyclase translates to MTGRILIADGVPTNRIVLRVRLSSAYYEVAQAGSGAEALQVARRERPDLVIAATDLPDTDGETLCRKLRGTAGLSDTPVILLHPAPDRATRLRLLAAGADDVLARPVDELALLARLRNLLRARHAEDELRLREDTRRALGLAEPPRAFERPARIALVPVQADIPLRPALVTLHARQPHRFEILDPEQALRDGPTPPEVMVIADTGSRPGAGLSLLTQLRGGPKSRRAALFYATRPDCRSAATSALDLGADDVLAEGFDPEELMLRLPRQIARKRSADRLRDTMRSGLRAAVTDPLTGLHNRRYALPHLARLAERAARQHREHALILLDLDHFKQINDRHGHAGGDAVLVEVARRLTEGLRMADLVARIGGEEFLVALADTDAPRALRTAERLRARIADLAIDVSGCGDLVPVSASLGVALASRARQETSEELFVRADRALYSAKRAGRNRVVMADAPPVAAPAELVPDLPRAASARP, encoded by the coding sequence ATGACAGGACGGATACTCATCGCAGACGGCGTTCCGACGAACCGGATCGTGCTGAGGGTCAGGCTCTCCTCGGCCTACTACGAGGTCGCACAGGCGGGCTCGGGGGCAGAGGCTTTGCAAGTGGCCCGCCGCGAACGGCCCGATCTGGTGATCGCCGCAACCGACCTGCCAGATACCGACGGCGAAACGCTCTGCCGGAAGCTGCGCGGAACGGCGGGCCTTTCCGACACGCCGGTGATCCTGCTGCATCCGGCCCCGGACCGCGCGACGCGCCTGCGCTTGCTCGCGGCTGGCGCCGACGACGTGCTCGCCCGCCCGGTCGATGAACTGGCGCTTCTGGCCCGGCTGCGCAATCTCCTGCGCGCGCGCCACGCCGAGGACGAGCTGCGCCTGCGCGAGGACACCCGGCGCGCGCTCGGGCTGGCCGAGCCGCCACGGGCGTTCGAGCGTCCGGCCCGGATCGCACTGGTCCCGGTGCAGGCCGATATTCCGTTGCGCCCGGCACTCGTGACACTGCACGCACGCCAGCCGCACCGTTTCGAAATCCTCGACCCCGAGCAGGCGCTGCGCGACGGCCCGACCCCGCCAGAGGTCATGGTGATCGCGGACACCGGCAGCCGCCCGGGCGCCGGGCTGTCGCTGCTGACCCAGCTGCGGGGCGGACCGAAGTCCCGGCGCGCCGCACTGTTCTACGCCACCCGGCCGGACTGCCGCAGCGCCGCGACGAGTGCGCTCGACCTCGGCGCCGACGACGTGCTGGCCGAGGGCTTCGACCCCGAGGAGCTGATGCTCAGGCTGCCGAGGCAGATCGCGCGCAAGCGCAGCGCCGACCGCTTGCGGGACACGATGCGCAGCGGGCTTCGGGCGGCTGTGACCGACCCGCTCACCGGCCTCCACAACCGCCGCTATGCACTGCCCCACCTCGCCCGCCTTGCCGAGCGCGCGGCGCGCCAGCATCGCGAGCACGCGCTGATCCTTCTCGACCTCGACCATTTCAAGCAGATCAACGACCGTCACGGTCATGCCGGCGGCGATGCCGTGCTGGTCGAGGTGGCGCGCCGGCTGACCGAGGGGCTGCGCATGGCCGACCTCGTGGCGCGGATCGGCGGGGAGGAATTCCTTGTCGCTCTTGCCGACACCGACGCGCCGCGCGCGCTACGGACCGCAGAGCGCCTCCGCGCCCGCATTGCCGACCTCGCCATCGATGTATCGGGCTGCGGAGACCTCGTTCCGGTGAGCGCGAGCCTCGGGGTTGCGCTGGCCTCCCGCGCGCGCCAGGAAACATCCGAAGAGCTCTTCGTGCGGGCTGACCGGGCGCTCTATTCCGCCAAGCGGGCGGGCCGCAACCGGGTCGTCATGGCAGACGCGCCGCCTGTCGCGGCGCCAGCAGAGCTGGTGCCGGACCTGCCAAGGGCGGCATCGGCCCGGCCCTGA
- a CDS encoding DUF983 domain-containing protein, producing the protein MKTEQHTDTPRPTDPAAAPLDGPVHTSAEPQDTRDAWPAIRKGFRRRCPNCGTGHILRSYLKLRDHCPVCREELFHARADDGPAYLTILFVGHLMAPALHIAFVTWRPEPLTLITIFSIGCIGLSLYLLPRLKGAIVGFQWARRMHGFS; encoded by the coding sequence ATGAAGACCGAGCAGCACACCGACACACCGCGCCCCACCGATCCGGCCGCCGCGCCGCTCGACGGGCCAGTCCACACCAGCGCCGAGCCGCAAGACACGCGCGACGCCTGGCCTGCCATCCGCAAGGGCTTTCGCCGGCGGTGCCCGAACTGCGGCACCGGCCACATCCTGCGCAGCTATCTCAAGCTGCGCGACCATTGCCCGGTCTGCCGCGAGGAACTCTTCCACGCCCGCGCCGACGACGGGCCGGCCTACCTGACGATCCTTTTCGTCGGGCACCTCATGGCGCCGGCGCTGCATATCGCCTTCGTCACATGGCGCCCCGAGCCGCTGACCCTCATCACCATTTTCTCGATTGGCTGCATCGGCTTGTCGCTTTATCTTCTGCCCAGGCTGAAGGGGGCGATCGTGGGCTTCCAGTGGGCGCGACGGATGCACGGCTTCTCGTGA
- the cobF gene encoding precorrin-6A synthase (deacetylating) codes for MDDLWLIGIGTGSPAHVTLEGLQALRDATVILVPHKGEGKDALAALRYGIIEASGAQAEVRSFDYPVRDPALPYNRRVIEWHDEIARRWVAAMQSAPPGPVALLVWGDPALYDSTLRIAERMVPRPRLRVVPGITAIQALTAAHAIPLNTVNGPVKITTGRQLRDHGWPEDEETVVVMLDAECSFQGLDPEGLQIWWGAYLGSEAQALEAGSLAKVGGRIMERRAELRARHGWIMDTYLLRRLCCPEGASQLRRAR; via the coding sequence ATGGACGATCTCTGGCTCATCGGCATCGGCACCGGAAGCCCGGCGCATGTCACGCTCGAAGGACTGCAGGCGCTGCGCGATGCAACGGTGATCCTCGTGCCCCACAAGGGCGAGGGAAAGGACGCGCTTGCCGCGTTGCGATACGGGATCATCGAGGCCTCGGGGGCGCAGGCCGAAGTCCGAAGCTTTGATTACCCGGTGCGCGATCCCGCCCTGCCTTATAATCGACGGGTCATCGAATGGCACGACGAGATTGCCCGGCGCTGGGTCGCCGCGATGCAGAGCGCACCGCCGGGGCCGGTGGCGCTGCTGGTCTGGGGAGATCCCGCGCTCTACGACAGCACGCTACGGATCGCCGAACGGATGGTGCCCCGTCCCCGTCTGAGGGTGGTGCCCGGGATCACCGCGATACAGGCGCTGACGGCGGCCCACGCGATCCCGCTCAACACGGTGAACGGACCGGTCAAGATCACCACCGGACGGCAGCTGCGCGACCATGGCTGGCCGGAAGACGAGGAAACGGTGGTGGTGATGCTGGACGCCGAATGCAGCTTTCAGGGCCTTGACCCCGAAGGGCTGCAGATCTGGTGGGGCGCCTATCTCGGATCCGAGGCGCAGGCGCTCGAGGCCGGATCGCTGGCCAAGGTCGGGGGCCGGATCATGGAGCGCCGTGCCGAGCTGCGCGCCCGGCACGGCTGGATCATGGACACCTACCTGCTGCGGCGGCTGTGTTGCCCGGAGGGCGCGTCGCAACTGCGACGCGCTCGGTAG
- the cobA gene encoding uroporphyrinogen-III C-methyltransferase, giving the protein MSGFVSFVSSGPGDPELLTLKAVDRLGRADAVLYDDLSAGPILEHAREGADLVGVGKRAGRPSPRQDHVSRLLVEYAGVGQRVVRLKSGDGGIFGRLEEELTALREAGIDYEIIPGVPSACAAAAAAGIPLTRRLTARRVQFATGHDLTGALPEDANIAALADPMATTAIFMGKRTFPGLAARLIAEGLPPETPAMLAESVSRPDQQISRHTVASLAARLANEPGDKAGLILFGPLAEE; this is encoded by the coding sequence ATGAGCGGTTTCGTCAGTTTCGTCAGCTCCGGCCCCGGCGATCCCGAGTTGCTGACACTCAAGGCCGTGGACCGCCTGGGCCGCGCCGATGCGGTTCTCTACGACGATCTCTCGGCCGGTCCGATCCTCGAACACGCGCGTGAGGGGGCGGACCTCGTCGGCGTCGGAAAACGTGCCGGGCGGCCCTCGCCCCGGCAGGATCACGTCAGCCGCCTGCTGGTGGAGTATGCCGGGGTCGGTCAGCGCGTGGTGCGGCTGAAATCCGGCGACGGCGGCATCTTCGGCCGGCTCGAGGAAGAGCTGACCGCGCTCAGGGAGGCCGGGATCGACTACGAGATCATCCCCGGTGTGCCCTCGGCCTGTGCGGCGGCGGCAGCGGCGGGCATCCCTCTGACCCGGCGGCTGACCGCGCGGCGGGTGCAATTCGCCACCGGCCACGACCTGACCGGCGCGCTGCCCGAGGATGCCAATATCGCGGCTCTGGCCGACCCGATGGCGACCACGGCGATCTTCATGGGCAAACGCACCTTCCCCGGCCTTGCCGCGCGCCTGATCGCAGAGGGGCTGCCCCCCGAGACGCCCGCGATGCTGGCGGAATCCGTCAGCCGCCCCGACCAGCAGATCTCGCGCCATACCGTCGCGAGCCTGGCCGCGCGGCTTGCGAACGAGCCCGGCGACAAGGCCGGGCTCATCCTGTTCGGACCTTTGGCAGAGGAGTGA
- a CDS encoding HAD family hydrolase, which translates to MSLRADAVLFDKDGTLFEFGATWNAWGRDALRDLSGGDGDALLALAAASRFDLEREVFLPDSPIIAGTNREAAECLAGALPHLVADEVERYLMLAAAEAPLVEAAPLVALMARLDGLGLPLGVMTNDAEFAARAHLRAAGIEQAFRFIAGFDSGHGAKPDPAPLLAFARAVGMVPERIVMVGDSPHDLTAGRAAGMQTVAVLTGPIAAEVLAPHADVILPHIGHLPDWLGAA; encoded by the coding sequence ATGAGCCTGCGCGCCGACGCGGTGCTCTTCGACAAGGACGGCACGCTTTTCGAATTCGGCGCGACCTGGAACGCCTGGGGTCGCGATGCCCTGCGCGATCTCTCCGGCGGCGATGGCGATGCGCTCCTGGCGCTCGCTGCGGCCTCGCGGTTCGATCTCGAGCGTGAAGTCTTTCTGCCCGACAGCCCGATCATTGCCGGTACCAACCGCGAGGCCGCCGAATGCCTTGCCGGCGCGCTGCCGCATCTCGTGGCGGACGAGGTCGAGCGTTACCTGATGCTCGCCGCCGCCGAGGCGCCTCTTGTCGAGGCGGCGCCGCTCGTGGCGCTGATGGCGCGGCTCGACGGGCTGGGCCTGCCGCTGGGCGTGATGACCAATGACGCCGAGTTCGCCGCGCGCGCCCATCTGCGCGCGGCGGGCATCGAGCAGGCGTTCCGCTTCATCGCCGGTTTCGACAGCGGTCACGGGGCCAAGCCGGACCCGGCGCCGCTGCTGGCCTTCGCACGGGCGGTCGGGATGGTGCCGGAGCGGATCGTGATGGTGGGCGACAGCCCGCACGATCTCACCGCCGGGCGGGCGGCGGGGATGCAGACCGTCGCGGTGCTGACCGGTCCGATCGCGGCCGAGGTGCTCGCGCCCCATGCTGACGTCATCCTGCCGCACATCGGTCATCTTCCCGACTGGCTCGGCGCGGCCTGA
- a CDS encoding heme NO-binding domain-containing protein yields MHGLIARTLQCFLQDTYGHPAWQDITTAAIFEAGDFEAMLDYDTRTVEGVLDAAVAHLDKPRDAMLEDIGTYLITHPHNEGLRRLMRYGGVDFIDFLHSLEDLPGRAQLAVSDLVLPELELSDSSPGQFLLSCLRSQREMPGFGHVLVGVLRAMADDYGALVTLDHRGVLDGAEIIDITVVEASFSEGRAFELGAVLPPRQVVS; encoded by the coding sequence ATGCATGGGCTGATCGCCAGGACACTCCAGTGCTTCCTGCAGGATACCTACGGGCACCCCGCATGGCAGGATATCACCACCGCCGCGATCTTCGAGGCGGGCGATTTCGAGGCCATGCTCGACTATGACACGCGCACCGTCGAAGGCGTGCTCGATGCCGCCGTCGCGCATCTCGACAAGCCCCGCGACGCCATGCTCGAGGATATCGGAACATATCTCATCACCCACCCGCACAACGAAGGTCTCCGGCGCCTGATGCGGTATGGCGGGGTCGATTTCATCGACTTCCTGCACTCGCTCGAGGATCTGCCGGGGCGGGCGCAGCTGGCGGTGTCGGATCTGGTGCTTCCCGAGCTCGAGCTCTCCGATTCCTCTCCGGGCCAGTTCCTGCTCTCATGCCTGCGTAGCCAGCGCGAGATGCCCGGCTTCGGGCACGTTCTGGTGGGGGTGCTGCGCGCCATGGCCGACGATTACGGTGCGCTCGTCACGCTCGATCACCGTGGCGTGCTCGACGGGGCCGAGATCATCGACATCACCGTGGTCGAGGCCAGCTTCAGCGAGGGGCGGGCCTTCGAGCTCGGCGCGGTGCTCCCGCCGCGCCAGGTCGTGTCATGA
- a CDS encoding GGDEF domain-containing protein — MSLPGRTLEVMCPMHLQIGSDGRVRGAGPTLRKLTGERRLAGVPFDEVIDIYRPKRVRNLRDLRALEGRKLQLRLRNGPGRALKGLAMPDGEGGVLLNLSFGIGVVEAVRSHALTSTDFAVTDLAIDMLYLVEAKSAAMEASRTLNLRLQGAMLAAEQRAYTDSLTGLQNRRGLDRALQRLVRAAERFALLHVDLDFFKQVNDTRGHAAGDRVLQRVGQIMLEVTRREDLVARIGGDEFVILLAGVTDRTRLAELCERLVGRIEQPIALDTEVCRISASIGIVRSDPEMASFSDTKTLLGRADTALYTAKRNGRAQYAFHEDGPPKAAL, encoded by the coding sequence ATGAGCCTGCCCGGACGCACGCTCGAGGTGATGTGCCCGATGCACCTGCAGATCGGCTCCGATGGCCGTGTCCGGGGGGCCGGGCCCACGCTTCGCAAGCTCACGGGCGAGCGGCGCCTTGCGGGCGTGCCGTTCGACGAGGTCATCGACATCTACCGCCCGAAGCGTGTCCGCAACCTGCGCGACCTGCGCGCGCTCGAGGGGCGCAAGTTGCAACTGCGCCTCCGCAACGGGCCGGGCCGCGCGCTCAAGGGGCTGGCGATGCCGGACGGGGAAGGGGGCGTTTTGCTCAACCTCTCCTTCGGCATCGGCGTGGTTGAGGCGGTGCGCAGCCATGCGCTTACCAGCACCGATTTCGCCGTGACCGACCTCGCCATCGACATGCTCTATCTCGTCGAGGCGAAATCCGCCGCGATGGAGGCCTCGCGCACGCTGAACCTGCGGCTGCAGGGGGCGATGCTCGCAGCGGAACAGCGGGCCTATACCGACTCGCTCACAGGGTTGCAGAACCGTCGTGGGCTCGACCGGGCGCTTCAGCGCCTCGTCCGCGCTGCCGAGCGCTTTGCGCTGCTCCACGTCGACCTCGATTTCTTCAAGCAGGTGAACGACACCCGCGGCCACGCCGCGGGGGACCGGGTCCTGCAGAGGGTCGGGCAGATCATGCTCGAGGTCACCCGGAGGGAAGATCTCGTCGCGCGCATCGGCGGCGACGAGTTCGTGATTCTGCTCGCGGGGGTCACCGACCGCACGCGACTCGCCGAGCTCTGCGAGCGACTCGTCGGCCGGATTGAGCAGCCGATCGCGCTCGACACCGAGGTCTGCCGGATTTCGGCAAGCATCGGCATCGTGCGAAGCGACCCCGAGATGGCGTCGTTCTCGGACACCAAAACCCTGCTCGGACGCGCCGATACCGCGCTATACACGGCCAAGCGAAACGGTCGCGCGCAATACGCGTTTCACGAAGATGGCCCGCCGAAGGCGGCGCTCTGA
- a CDS encoding NUDIX hydrolase has protein sequence MSIDKTAIRDAATVIVLRDRDTAPRVLMGQRGAKAAFMPNKFVFPGGAVDAADAEVPLTRPLTPLCRARLEDDAPSGVADALAVAAIRELWEETGLILGTPGDWPAPPGDWHGFAATGHRPDASGLQFVFRAITPPGRTRRFDARFFLADAEALASDPDDFSAASDELSHLQWIRLDALRSIDMPFITEVVLAEVAARAHDERPPASVPFFRNDDEESLFLRLYGRPMQD, from the coding sequence ATGAGCATCGACAAGACGGCAATCCGCGACGCGGCCACGGTGATCGTGCTGAGGGATCGCGACACCGCTCCGCGCGTGCTCATGGGCCAACGCGGCGCCAAGGCGGCCTTCATGCCGAACAAGTTCGTCTTCCCCGGCGGCGCCGTCGACGCCGCCGACGCCGAGGTGCCGCTCACGCGACCGCTCACACCGCTCTGCCGTGCCCGGCTCGAGGACGACGCGCCGTCCGGGGTGGCCGATGCGCTGGCCGTGGCCGCGATTCGCGAACTGTGGGAGGAAACCGGGCTGATTCTGGGCACGCCGGGCGATTGGCCCGCCCCGCCCGGCGACTGGCACGGTTTCGCCGCCACCGGCCACCGGCCCGACGCCTCGGGGCTGCAATTCGTGTTCCGGGCCATCACCCCGCCGGGTCGGACCCGCCGGTTCGACGCGCGTTTCTTCCTTGCCGATGCCGAGGCGCTGGCCTCGGATCCCGATGATTTCTCCGCCGCCTCCGACGAGCTGAGCCACCTTCAGTGGATTCGTCTCGACGCCCTGCGCTCCATCGACATGCCGTTCATCACCGAGGTCGTCCTTGCCGAGGTCGCCGCCCGCGCGCATGACGAACGCCCACCTGCGTCGGTGCCCTTCTTCCGCAACGATGACGAGGAAAGCCTTTTCCTGCGCCTCTACGGGCGCCCGATGCAGGACTGA
- a CDS encoding RNA polymerase sigma factor encodes MPYDAMSDCSDEDLLGAYAAGEPAAARALTVRLGPKAFGLAMRMLGDRAEAEDVAQEALLRLWRAAPGWRTGEAKVSTWLYRVVSNLCIDRIRRRRGGSVDLDAVAEPLDPARSAEQELQETARGAALQAALDTLPERQRQAVVLRHLEGLSNPEIAGIMEIGVRAVESLTARGRKALEGLLASRRAELGYDDD; translated from the coding sequence ATGCCATACGACGCCATGAGCGACTGCAGTGACGAGGACTTGCTCGGTGCCTACGCGGCGGGGGAACCTGCCGCCGCGCGGGCGCTGACCGTGCGGCTGGGGCCCAAGGCCTTCGGTCTCGCGATGCGGATGCTCGGCGACCGGGCCGAGGCCGAGGACGTGGCGCAGGAAGCGCTTCTGCGGCTGTGGCGCGCGGCACCCGGCTGGCGGACCGGCGAGGCGAAGGTCTCGACATGGCTCTACCGGGTGGTGTCCAATCTCTGCATCGACCGCATCCGGCGGCGGCGCGGCGGCAGCGTCGACCTCGACGCGGTGGCAGAGCCGCTGGACCCGGCACGCTCGGCAGAGCAGGAATTGCAGGAGACCGCCCGCGGCGCGGCGCTTCAGGCGGCGCTCGACACGCTGCCCGAGCGGCAGCGGCAGGCGGTGGTGCTGCGGCATCTCGAGGGGCTGTCGAACCCCGAGATCGCCGGGATCATGGAGATCGGCGTGCGCGCGGTGGAAAGCCTCACCGCGCGGGGCCGCAAGGCGCTCGAGGGGCTTCTCGCCTCGCGGCGCGCAGAGTTGGGATATGACGATGACTGA
- a CDS encoding DUF3572 domain-containing protein, protein MLSREAAELIGLQAVAWLAGNDELLPVFLGATGAAEDDFRAALEDPSFQGAVLDFILMDDAWVGAFCEAQGMTYDQPAAARAMLPGGGEVHWT, encoded by the coding sequence ATGCTGTCGCGGGAAGCCGCTGAACTGATCGGCCTTCAGGCCGTCGCATGGCTGGCGGGCAACGACGAGTTGCTGCCGGTGTTTCTCGGGGCGACCGGGGCCGCGGAGGACGATTTCCGCGCGGCGCTCGAAGACCCGTCCTTCCAGGGCGCGGTGCTGGATTTCATCCTGATGGACGACGCCTGGGTCGGTGCCTTCTGCGAGGCGCAGGGCATGACCTACGATCAGCCCGCCGCGGCGCGCGCGATGCTGCCCGGCGGCGGCGAGGTCCACTGGACATGA
- a CDS encoding periplasmic heavy metal sensor: MRILLLVSLAANLAVVGLVAGMLLLGPDHPHRRPPQGHDFVFPYTRAFSEDQRHELGRRLRGAFDEDRAERRSEQREGGYLDGYRAALGMLRADPFDAEAFRATLADQGAAARRRQEVGQQVFMDYVEAMSVDERRAYAERLEAEIGRMAERFDHARH; this comes from the coding sequence ATGCGGATACTGCTGCTTGTCTCGCTCGCGGCGAACCTTGCCGTGGTGGGGCTTGTGGCAGGCATGCTGCTGCTCGGCCCCGATCATCCGCACCGGCGGCCTCCGCAGGGGCATGACTTCGTCTTCCCCTATACCCGCGCATTCAGCGAGGATCAGCGCCACGAACTCGGCCGGCGGCTGCGCGGCGCCTTCGACGAGGATCGCGCCGAGCGGCGGTCGGAGCAGCGTGAGGGCGGCTATCTCGACGGCTACCGCGCGGCGCTGGGCATGCTGCGGGCCGATCCTTTCGACGCCGAGGCATTCCGTGCCACGCTCGCCGACCAGGGCGCCGCCGCGCGGCGACGTCAGGAGGTCGGACAGCAGGTCTTCATGGATTATGTCGAGGCGATGTCCGTCGACGAGCGCCGCGCCTATGCAGAACGTCTCGAGGCCGAGATCGGGCGCATGGCCGAACGGTTCGATCACGCGCGCCACTGA
- a CDS encoding EF-hand domain-containing protein gives MKRMTRLLTGAALVVMGATSLAVAAPDTKGPQAGNGQTGRPQMAQMMFSRLDADGDGAITQEELSAVGPAAAFDKADANGNGMLEGDELTAFHEARKVEREARRQAMMQQRMLDRFDTDEDGTLSLEELQANDRGPAAMFDRLDADDDGTVTQEEMAAAQQQMHKRPGGMRDGDGRHGGERFDRHHGDMRGPRGEHHRMDGERMPYWRHD, from the coding sequence ATGAAACGCATGACCAGACTTCTCACGGGCGCCGCGCTTGTCGTCATGGGGGCAACCAGTCTCGCGGTTGCGGCCCCCGATACCAAGGGACCGCAGGCCGGCAACGGCCAGACCGGCCGTCCGCAGATGGCGCAGATGATGTTCTCGCGGCTCGACGCGGATGGCGACGGCGCCATCACGCAGGAGGAGCTTTCGGCGGTCGGCCCGGCCGCGGCCTTTGACAAGGCGGATGCCAACGGCAACGGCATGCTCGAGGGCGATGAGCTCACAGCCTTCCACGAGGCGCGCAAGGTCGAGCGCGAGGCGCGTCGGCAGGCGATGATGCAGCAGCGGATGCTCGACCGGTTCGACACCGACGAGGACGGCACGCTCAGCCTCGAGGAACTGCAGGCCAACGACCGTGGTCCGGCTGCCATGTTCGACCGGCTCGATGCCGATGACGACGGCACCGTGACGCAGGAAGAGATGGCGGCCGCCCAGCAGCAGATGCACAAGCGCCCCGGCGGGATGCGCGACGGCGACGGGCGCCATGGCGGCGAGCGGTTCGACCGTCACCACGGTGACATGCGTGGCCCGCGCGGCGAGCATCACCGCATGGACGGTGAGCGCATGCCCTACTGGCGCCACGACTGA
- a CDS encoding cobyrinate a,c-diamide synthase, translating to MADGLMISAPASGTGKTTVMLGLLRALTEDGVKVQPFKSGPDYIDPAFHLAAAGRHSFNLDGWAMGDRLWHAIAAQAAGADICVAEGSMGLYDGVATKGLRGFGSSAETAVSMGWPVVLVIDVSGQAQSAAATALGFRQYMPELPFAGVILNRCASPRHERLARAGMDRAGLPVLGVLPRRGDLALPERHLGLIQAVEHPDLDKAIAGYAAFLREHVDIGAIRAAARGHALPAPGALPRPPAQRIAIARDAAFSFTYPHLLEGWHAAGAEILPFSPLADESPAADADLVWLPGGYPELHAGQLSAAGSFRAGLRAFAETRPVHGECGGYMALGAGLIDKEGTRHEMAGLLGLVTSYEKRKFHLGYRRAVLSAPMPGSAPGAALRGHEFHYSTILEQPDAPLASVSDADGAPVPETGSVRGNVTGTFFHLISRETPS from the coding sequence ATGGCTGACGGGCTGATGATCTCGGCCCCCGCCTCGGGGACCGGCAAGACCACGGTGATGCTGGGCCTGCTCCGGGCGCTGACCGAGGACGGCGTCAAGGTGCAGCCCTTCAAGTCCGGGCCCGACTACATCGACCCGGCCTTCCACCTTGCGGCGGCGGGGCGGCACAGCTTCAACCTCGACGGCTGGGCGATGGGCGACCGGCTCTGGCACGCCATCGCGGCGCAGGCGGCGGGGGCAGATATCTGCGTCGCGGAAGGGTCGATGGGGCTCTATGACGGGGTCGCCACCAAGGGCCTGCGCGGCTTCGGCAGCAGCGCCGAGACGGCGGTTTCGATGGGCTGGCCGGTGGTGCTGGTGATCGACGTCAGCGGACAGGCGCAGAGCGCCGCCGCCACCGCGCTGGGATTCCGGCAATACATGCCCGAGCTGCCCTTTGCGGGCGTGATCCTCAACCGCTGCGCCTCGCCCCGGCACGAGCGGCTGGCCCGGGCCGGGATGGACCGCGCCGGGCTGCCGGTGTTGGGCGTGCTGCCCCGGCGCGGCGATCTGGCGCTGCCCGAGCGGCATCTGGGGCTGATCCAGGCGGTCGAGCATCCCGACCTCGACAAGGCCATCGCAGGCTATGCCGCCTTTCTGCGCGAACACGTGGACATTGGCGCGATCCGGGCGGCGGCGCGCGGCCATGCGCTGCCGGCTCCAGGCGCCCTGCCCCGCCCCCCGGCGCAGCGCATCGCGATTGCCCGCGATGCGGCATTCTCCTTCACCTATCCGCACCTGCTGGAAGGCTGGCACGCGGCGGGCGCCGAGATCCTGCCCTTCTCGCCACTGGCCGACGAGTCCCCTGCCGCCGATGCCGATCTGGTCTGGCTGCCCGGCGGCTACCCCGAGCTGCATGCCGGGCAGCTTTCTGCAGCCGGGAGTTTCCGCGCGGGGCTGCGGGCCTTCGCAGAGACCCGCCCCGTTCATGGCGAGTGCGGCGGCTACATGGCGCTTGGCGCCGGGCTGATCGACAAGGAGGGCACGCGGCACGAGATGGCCGGGCTGCTCGGTCTCGTGACCAGCTACGAAAAGCGAAAGTTCCACCTCGGCTATCGCCGCGCGGTGCTGAGCGCGCCGATGCCCGGAAGCGCCCCCGGCGCGGCGCTGCGCGGGCACGAGTTCCACTACTCGACCATTCTCGAACAGCCCGACGCACCACTGGCAAGCGTCAGCGACGCCGACGGCGCGCCCGTGCCCGAGACGGGTTCGGTGCGCGGCAACGTCACCGGCACCTTCTTTCACCTCATTTCCCGGGAGACCCCGTCATGA
- a CDS encoding energy-coupling factor ABC transporter permease, translated as MHIEPGVVDGAKMMFAVATAAGAAGHTAKEVVQDVKAGGALSLLPRTVLAAIGTFVFFELLPHFAVGISEVHFILGSTLFLLLGTAPAALGLALGLLIQGMFFAPTDLPMYFVNVTTLLVPLFAASALARRVVAPGTAYVDLRYADVLKLSAIYQGGVVAWVAFWAFYGQGVSVGTLASVGTFGAAYMMVILIEPLADLAALAAAKSARDSGIARLFTPRLYAA; from the coding sequence ATGCATATCGAACCCGGCGTCGTCGACGGCGCCAAGATGATGTTCGCGGTTGCCACGGCGGCGGGCGCGGCGGGCCATACCGCAAAGGAGGTCGTCCAGGACGTCAAGGCGGGCGGTGCACTGTCGCTGCTGCCGCGCACTGTTCTCGCGGCCATCGGCACCTTTGTCTTCTTCGAGCTGCTGCCGCATTTCGCGGTGGGCATCTCGGAGGTGCACTTCATCCTCGGCTCGACCCTGTTCCTGTTGCTGGGCACCGCCCCTGCGGCGCTGGGGCTGGCGCTCGGCCTGCTGATCCAGGGGATGTTCTTTGCGCCGACCGACCTGCCGATGTATTTCGTCAACGTCACCACGCTTCTGGTGCCGCTGTTCGCAGCCTCCGCTCTGGCCCGCCGCGTCGTCGCACCGGGCACCGCTTATGTCGATCTGCGCTATGCGGACGTGCTGAAACTCTCGGCGATCTACCAGGGCGGCGTTGTCGCCTGGGTCGCGTTCTGGGCCTTCTACGGCCAGGGCGTTTCGGTTGGCACGCTGGCGTCGGTCGGCACCTTCGGCGCGGCCTACATGATGGTGATCCTGATCGAGCCGCTGGCCGATCTGGCAGCCCTCGCTGCGGCCAAGTCCGCCCGTGACAGCGGTATCGCCCGCCTGTTCACCCCGCGTCTCTACGCGGCCTGA